The Zavarzinia compransoris genome includes a window with the following:
- a CDS encoding TetR/AcrR family transcriptional regulator, with product MQADEPTMGRRERKRQETRARILTAARALFLAKGFDGTTVDEIAERADISKRSFFDYFPSKEDVVTAWQDGFGDLLVARIAARPPGEPLARTAHAAMSAAIRDSASPEGIDLDALVRDTPSLRARMHLKYARLEARLAEALAARTAPPPDGGAALVGEPALLAMIAVGALRLGSEAWRTSAAEPPPPDHYTDRVFDDIWHHLRQLAAAGGD from the coding sequence ATGCAGGCCGACGAACCGACCATGGGCCGAAGGGAGCGCAAGCGCCAGGAGACGCGGGCGCGCATCCTGACGGCGGCGCGCGCACTCTTCCTGGCCAAAGGGTTCGACGGCACCACGGTCGACGAGATCGCCGAGCGGGCCGACATCTCCAAGCGCAGCTTCTTCGATTATTTCCCCAGCAAGGAGGATGTGGTCACGGCCTGGCAGGACGGGTTCGGCGACCTGCTGGTGGCCCGGATCGCCGCGCGCCCGCCGGGCGAGCCGCTGGCCCGCACGGCCCATGCGGCGATGTCGGCAGCGATCCGGGACTCGGCCAGCCCCGAAGGAATCGACCTGGACGCGCTGGTGCGCGACACGCCCTCCCTCCGGGCCCGGATGCATCTCAAATACGCCCGGCTCGAGGCGAGGCTGGCCGAAGCCCTGGCGGCCCGGACCGCGCCCCCGCCCGACGGCGGGGCCGCCCTCGTCGGCGAACCGGCCCTGCTCGCCATGATCGCGGTGGGCGCCCTGCGGCTCGGCTCCGAAGCCTGGCGCACATCGGCCGCCGAACCGCCCCCGCCCGACCACTACACCGACCGCGTCTTCGACGACATCTGGCACCACCTCCGGCAACTGGCGGCGGCCGGCGGCGACTGA
- a CDS encoding alpha/beta hydrolase, producing MSLAFNLQRLMRNTIAAMSAPLLTTMAALSPAIIEGKRLNPQLQAFAAVQRRLFPLHRVQLQQARAAYRLAMKSFAVAARPMALVEDLSIPGELGPVPARLYVPRGLSLPMPVTVYFHGGGFVLGDVEGYDSTCRHIAARGKTAVISVDYRLAPEHPMPAAVIDAGAVWRWLIETGPKLGIDPDRMAVAGDSAGGLLSAMVCLMARDAGIRMPCHQLLIYPATDGRMNTRSAELYSRGFILEKQLTDWFRALAGGGLTDEELSRVMPIHADSFEGLPPATVVVAGFDPLYDEGVAYAGLLAEAGVPVQVQDHPDMLHGFITFTGAIPRARQALNQAIDSLRRGLAPRLDRGRARPKSMLLPESM from the coding sequence ATGAGTCTCGCGTTCAACCTTCAGCGCCTGATGCGCAACACCATCGCCGCCATGTCGGCGCCGCTGCTCACCACCATGGCGGCCCTGTCGCCGGCGATCATCGAGGGCAAGCGCCTGAACCCGCAGCTTCAGGCCTTCGCCGCCGTGCAGCGCCGGCTGTTCCCGCTGCACCGCGTCCAGCTTCAGCAGGCCCGTGCCGCCTATCGCCTGGCGATGAAATCCTTCGCCGTCGCCGCCCGCCCCATGGCCCTGGTCGAGGATCTGTCGATCCCGGGCGAACTGGGGCCGGTGCCGGCCCGGCTCTATGTGCCGCGCGGCCTCAGCCTGCCGATGCCGGTGACGGTCTATTTCCACGGCGGCGGCTTCGTCCTCGGCGATGTCGAGGGCTATGACAGCACCTGCCGCCATATCGCCGCGCGCGGCAAGACGGCGGTGATCTCGGTCGATTACCGCCTGGCCCCGGAACACCCGATGCCGGCGGCGGTGATCGATGCCGGCGCCGTCTGGCGCTGGCTGATCGAGACCGGGCCGAAGCTCGGCATCGATCCGGACCGCATGGCGGTGGCCGGGGATTCCGCCGGCGGCCTGCTCTCGGCCATGGTGTGCCTGATGGCGCGGGATGCTGGCATCCGCATGCCCTGCCACCAGCTGCTGATCTATCCGGCGACGGACGGGCGCATGAACACCCGTTCCGCCGAACTCTACAGCCGCGGCTTCATCCTGGAGAAGCAGTTGACCGACTGGTTCCGGGCGCTGGCCGGCGGCGGCCTGACCGACGAGGAATTGTCCCGCGTCATGCCGATCCATGCCGACAGTTTCGAGGGCCTGCCGCCGGCGACCGTGGTCGTCGCCGGCTTCGATCCGCTCTACGACGAGGGTGTCGCCTATGCCGGGCTTCTGGCCGAGGCGGGCGTTCCGGTGCAGGTGCAGGACCATCCCGACATGCTGCACGGCTTCATCACCTTCACCGGCGCCATCCCGCGCGCCCGGCAGGCCCTGAACCAGGCGATCGATTCGCTGCGCCGCGGGTTGGCGCCGCGCCTGGACCGCGGGCG
- a CDS encoding NAD-dependent epimerase/dehydratase family protein, whose amino-acid sequence MSSAMAKGDLCLVTGVSGYLGSRLARDLLERGFRVRGTVRRLDDAERNRVLCGILPGIELAAADLRAPGGWAAAMAGVDWVFHVASPQAVPTETDRTGGALSGTEFVLAAAFAAGTVKKIVVTSSEAAIAYGYPRSRRHFTEDDWTDLSGAAGRFDYFRSKTLAERLAWDMARDPLRNPRGVPLATVCPGFIIGPSLVPWARYSLQTIKDMIDRKPPFSIDMTGHSVDVRDCAAMHIAVMDDAATDGRRHFCFGMVGKVVETPRIIRALYGRRGLNPGTFVLPTWVLFLLKPFVADIGVLYGKLGHANVYETKWPGVYAYRHTDPRASIRDTIESMAAHGWITLR is encoded by the coding sequence ATGTCCTCAGCGATGGCAAAGGGCGATCTGTGCCTGGTGACCGGCGTTTCCGGCTATCTCGGGTCGCGGCTGGCCAGGGATCTGCTGGAGCGCGGGTTCCGCGTGCGGGGCACCGTGCGCCGGCTCGACGATGCGGAGAGGAACCGGGTCCTTTGCGGGATCCTGCCCGGGATCGAGCTGGCCGCGGCCGACCTGCGGGCCCCGGGCGGCTGGGCTGCGGCCATGGCCGGGGTCGATTGGGTGTTCCATGTCGCCAGCCCCCAGGCCGTCCCGACCGAGACCGACAGGACGGGCGGCGCCCTGTCCGGGACCGAATTCGTCCTGGCTGCCGCCTTCGCCGCCGGCACGGTGAAAAAGATCGTGGTCACCAGTTCCGAGGCCGCCATCGCCTATGGCTATCCCCGCAGCCGCCGGCATTTCACCGAGGACGACTGGACGGACCTGAGCGGCGCCGCCGGCCGGTTCGACTATTTCCGCTCGAAAACCCTGGCGGAACGGCTGGCCTGGGACATGGCGCGCGATCCGCTGCGCAATCCCCGGGGTGTTCCGCTGGCCACGGTCTGCCCCGGCTTCATCATCGGTCCGTCGCTCGTGCCCTGGGCGCGCTACAGCCTGCAGACGATCAAGGACATGATCGACCGCAAGCCGCCTTTCTCCATCGACATGACGGGCCATTCGGTCGACGTCCGCGATTGCGCCGCCATGCATATCGCGGTCATGGACGATGCCGCGACCGACGGCCGGCGGCATTTCTGCTTCGGCATGGTCGGCAAGGTGGTGGAGACGCCGCGCATCATCCGCGCCCTCTATGGCCGGCGGGGCCTGAACCCCGGCACCTTCGTGCTGCCGACCTGGGTGCTGTTCCTGCTGAAGCCGTTCGTCGCCGATATCGGCGTCCTTTACGGCAAGCTCGGCCATGCCAACGTCTATGAGACGAAATGGCCCGGCGTCTACGCCTACCGCCATACCGACCCGCGCGCGAGTATCCGCGACACGATCGAGAGCATGGCCGCCCACGGCTGGATCACGCTGCGATGA
- the cas2e gene encoding type I-E CRISPR-associated endoribonuclease Cas2e, which translates to MVIVVTRDVADRFRGFLASVMIEVSPGTYVSPSMTKGVRERVWAVLDGWFREIGGGAITMCWRDRTQPGHLGLSILGAPPCTLLDADGVYLGFRPPASTAL; encoded by the coding sequence ATGGTGATCGTCGTCACCCGCGACGTCGCGGACCGCTTCAGGGGTTTCCTCGCCTCGGTGATGATCGAGGTCAGCCCGGGCACCTATGTCTCGCCCTCGATGACCAAGGGCGTGCGCGAGCGGGTCTGGGCCGTGCTCGACGGCTGGTTCCGGGAAATCGGTGGCGGCGCCATCACCATGTGCTGGCGCGACCGCACCCAGCCCGGCCATCTCGGCCTCTCGATCCTCGGCGCCCCGCCTTGCACCCTTCTGGACGCCGACGGTGTCTACCTCGGCTTTCGCCCCCCGGCATCAACTGCTCTTTGA